The proteins below are encoded in one region of Girardinichthys multiradiatus isolate DD_20200921_A chromosome 19, DD_fGirMul_XY1, whole genome shotgun sequence:
- the foxi2 gene encoding forkhead box protein I2, whose translation MNSIDPQSHQQHHSSPTVGSLPHKGAQESPDMAAAVYCDNFSSVYHQQSLQGAQRPASYGLGDYASSPNPYLWLNGPGVNSPASYLHGNNPASFIPPSYGSQRQFLTNSPGFGGPDLGWLSIASQEELLKLVRPPYSYSALIAMAIQNAHEKKLTLSQIYQYVADNFPFYKKSKAGWQNSIRHNLSLNDCFKKVPRDEDDPGKGNYWTLDPNCEKMFDNGNFRRKRKRRSDPSISGGAAASATKLEDSRPTVVGSMKPPDSPQLLGASSPEMEVINENHKSSSSSPAGLASAAPCFNNFYGNMSTLSSGVPSRQAPLGLVNELSNRNITALSPYHPGGSGPEAGAPDHSEGLHFNRGVYYNTFGSGQSGQFNSHFYNSFSVNSLIFPRDGTEL comes from the exons ATGAACTCCATCGACCCACAGTCCCATCAACAGCACCACAGTTCTCCTACCGTCGGCTCTCTCCCACATAAAGGCGCCCAGGAGTCCCCGGACATGGCAGCTGCTGTCTACTGCGACAACTTCAGCAGCGTGTACCACCAGCAGAGCCTGCAGGGCGCGCAAAGACCGGCCAGCTACGGTCTCGGGGACTACGCCTCCTCTCCGAACCCGTACCTGTGGCTCAACGGGCCGGGCGTAAACTCCCCCGCGTCTTACCTTCACGGCAACAACCCTGCGTCGTTCATCCCGCCCTCCTACGGCTCGCAGCGGCAGTTCCTGACCAACTCACCTGGGTTCGGAGGGCCCGACCTGGGCTGGCTGTCCATCGCCAGCCAGGAGGAGCTACTGAAGCTGGTCCGTCCGCCCTACTCCTACTCCGCTCTCATCGCTATGGCCATCCAGAATGCGCATGAAAAGAAGCTGACCCTGAGTCAGATTTACCAGTATGTGGCTGACAATTTCCCTTTTTATAAGAAGAGCAAAGCTGGCTGGCAAAACTCCATCAGGCACAATCTCTCTCTGAACGACTGCTTCAAAAAAGTCCCGAGGGACGAGGATGACCCAG GAAAGGGAAATTATTGGACGTTGGACCCAAACTGTGAAAAGATGTTTGACAACGGTAACTTCCGGCGGAAAAGGAAAAGACGATCAGATCCCAGCatttctggaggagctgctgccTCAGCCACAAAGCTTGAGGACAGCAGGCCAACTGTGGTGGGCTCAATGAAGCCCCCAGACAGCCCCCAGCTCCTCGGGGCTTCTTCTCCAGAGATGGAAGTGATAAATGAAAATCACAAAAGCTCATCTTCATCGCCGGCCGGGCTTGCTTCGGCTGCTCCgtgttttaataacttttacGGCAACATGTCCACTCTCAGCTCAGGGGTCCCCAGTCGACAGGCGCCCCTCGGACTGGTGAACGAGCTGTCGAACAGGAACATAACGGCCCTGAGCCCGTACCATCCCGGCGGCAGCGGGCCAGAGGCAGGGGCTCCAGATCACAGTGAGGGCTTGCATTTTAACCGGGGAGTGTACTACAACACGTTCGGCAGCGGGCAGAGTGGACAGTTTAACAGTCACTTCTACAACAGCTTCAGTGTGAACAGCTTGATTTTTCCCAGGGATGGGACTGAGCTTTAG